The Rhinolophus sinicus isolate RSC01 linkage group LG15, ASM3656204v1, whole genome shotgun sequence region AGGACCCTGCCGGGCGCCCAGGGACAGGACGACGGCGAGGAGGTGGACGGCGGAAGCCTGGCAAATCAGTTTAGCGACGCGCGTGAGCCGCTGCCCGGCGGGTGCAGGCTCATCTGTAAGCCGTCGGCGCTGGCCCAGTGCCTGCTGCGCGCCTTGCGACGCTCGGCAGCGCTGGAGCCCGGCCCGCGCTCCTGGCTCTCGGGTCCCCACCTGCAGACCCTCTGCCACTTCGTGTTGCCGGTGGGGCCAGGGCCTGAGCTGGCCCGGGAGTACCTGCAGTTGGTGGACGACGGACTGGTGGCCCTGGATTGGGTGGTGGGACCTTGTGCCCGGGGCCGCCGGGTCACCAACGCCGGGGCCCTTCCGGCGGTGCTATTGGTGATACCCAATGCGTGGGGGCGCCTCACCCGCAACGTGCTGGGCCTCTGCCTGCTCGCCCTGGAGCGTGGCTACTATCCTGTCATCTTCCACCGCCGCGGCCACCACGGCTGCCCGCTGGTCAGCCCCCGGCTGCAGCCTTTCGGGGACCCGTCGGATCTCAAGGAGGCGGTCACTTACATCCGCTTCCGACACCCGGCGGCCCCGCTGTTCGCTGTGAGCGAAGGCTCAGGATCGGCACTGTTGCTGTCCTACCTGGGCGAGTGCGGCTCCTCCAGCTACGTGACGGGAGCCGCCTGCATCTCGCCGGTGCTGCGCTGCCGCGAGTGGTTTGAAGCCGGCCTGCCCTGGCCCTACGAGTGGGGCTTTCTACTCCATCAGAAGATCGCCCTCAGCAGGTGGGTAACGCAGGCCGCAGATGGGCAAGCGGAGAATAGGGGTTTGGGGCTGACACAGCTCTGCCTGGTATTGAATGAAACAGGGTTAGGGCAGTTTGGGCAAAGGTCTCCTCATACACACGTTTGGAAGCTGTCCAAACCCTCTAGTGTAGACGGAACCAGGGAAGCGGGTTTAAACGCCAAAGAGGACTCAGTCAGCATCATGATGCTGGAGCagggcccctgccctgggccccctgGCCTCACCTCAGCCCCACCGTGTCCTAGCAACCCGAGCACCTGCCTCACCTGCAGCAGAGGCAGCGCCTGACATTTACCACTTAATCCACAGCTGGTCAAATCAGCAAAGAAGGCTCGGAAAGCAATTGCAACTGATTGTCCAGAGTATTTCCTTACAGTCTCTGAGCCTGGAAGTGACAGGAATCAGAAATTTGGTGGCATTTGATTTGTGAAAATTGTTTAGACCTGACACATGTTTTGCATATTCCTAGGTATGTACTCAATATTTAatgcaaaaatttaaagaatacttAAACATAACTTTTTAACAAAATATCCAACAAGAGAACAATCTACCCTACCACCAGGGTGACAGATGAGACTTTTTCTGCTCTGCTGCTTTCCTAGGAGATGCAGAATGAGCTCAGACATCATGGCAACAGTGTGGTGTGGCAGAGAGACCTGGGATACAGGGTCAGGCtcactgggttcaaatcctaaatTTCCAGCGAGTTAGTTAACCCCTTGgagcctcacttccctcttcAATTAAATGGAGTTAATAACTACCTCCCAAGATGGTTACAAGCATGAAATGAGATAACAGAAGTGAAGGCCTGGCACtgagtaggtgctaaataaatggtgGCAATTGTGATTTCTCTTTCCGTTCTTGCCCCATTTTGCCTCCTATTCTAAGAAGATCAAACCCTGAGCTCAACAACAGCATGCTGCCATGGCAACCCAGAGCTGCCAGAGCAATCCAGGGACAAGGTGCTCTCCTGTGGCTTAATTGCCAGTTTCCTCCCCAAATGATGGCCACTAACACTGACCCTGGCACCAGCTGGAGGATAAGTTGAGGCAAGTAGAGAGGAAACCTGACCCTTTAGGAACTGCCCTGCCCATGGAGGTTTGGAATTAAAAACTCAGGGCAAGCCCTCTTTGAATCTTTGCAGGACACACATCCAAATTCAACAGGCTAATGATGGATTGATCCACCCAAAGTTCTGACTGGCCCATCCTGGCCTCCTTGTCAGGGTGCCAGGCCCTCTCCAGGGAGGTGGCAATAGCAAAGCTGCCCCTCTTCCTGGAGCAGTTGCTCTCAGGCTCCCACTTGGTAAACACCCTGTAAATTAATCACACGCCCAGTCACTTCCTCTGCCATCCATTTCTCTCTAGGAATACCTACCCCGCTGATGAAGGTCACAGTCCCGTGTCAGTATCTGGATAGCATATTagcttttaaaacacaaacaaactaaTACAATCTAAAGTAAAATGTTCATGAGGGGCGGGGGTGACACTTGCTGATTGGATAGTCTGAGCCGGTGAGTTCTTCTAGAAGGGGTTCAGGAGCTGGCAGTTCATAGCAAGTTCTCCACAGAGGGTCAGACATTGTGGTCAGGAGAGCTGTCACTGCCCCAGGACTGGGTAGGTAATGCCATAAATGACAGGCCTGGTAGGAACTGTGACACAGAAAGGAGGGAGGACATGCCCTGATTGTTCCCCTCAGGAATGTCAGCTCAGATCCTATTTCCCTGGAGGAGCCAGATAGCTgcattttatgtgaaatctcctgattttaaataatgacaatgaaatggaaattttaaaaaacattgtatGGCCAAAGAAAACTTCTGTGGCCAGAATCTGTCCTGTGGGCCATCACTCTGTAACTTCTGCTGTTAATGTGTTCtctcattcttccttctttcctgtcttcccCATTCACCTTCTTGCTGCCAGGTATGCCACGGCCCTGGAGGACACAGTGGACACCCGCAAACTGTTCAGGAGCCGCTCTCTGCGAGAGTTTGAGGAGACCCTCTTCTGCCACACTAAGAGTTTCCCCATCAGCTGGGACACCTACTGGGACCACAACGACCCGCTCCGGGATGTGGATGAGGCCGCTGTCCCTGTGCTGTGTATCTGTAGCTCTGATGACCCTGTGTGCGGGCCCGCAGACCACTTTCTGCCCACTGAACTCTTTCACAGCAACCCCTATTTCTTCCTCCTGCTCAGTCACCATGGAGGCCACTGTGGCTTCCTGCGTCAGGAGCCCTTGCCAGCCTGGAGCCACGAAGTCATCTTGGAGTACTTCCGAGCCTTGACTGAGTTCTTCCGAACAGAAGAGAGGATAAAAGGACTGAGCAGGCGCCGAGCTTCGTTTCTAGGGGGCCGGCGTCGCTGGGGAACCCTGCAGAAGCGGGAGGTCTCTCCCTCGTCCAGTCTGGAAGACATCTTTAGCTGGAAGCGATCATATACGAGGTGAGACCTGGCCCAAGAACCTGCCTGTCCTGCAaggaagaataaaactggacATGGCAGAGTCCTGAGGAGGTGGTGAGGACAGCGGGCAAGCGGCTCCAGCTCTTGGCCACTGATTCAGCCCCTTCTCTCTTAAAGTGACCTGTGGAAAGCGGTGGAACTTCCAGCTAACTGGCGCTCACTTTACTCTGAGCAGAACTGCTGCCCAAGCTCTTCTCAGCACATCCCTGCTCATCCTGCTCAGCGGCTGGGCATTCTCCATCACTGTCTCCTGTCACACATCTCCATAAGCCAAAGAATAGCAGCATTCAAGCCCATGGACTCTGGAGAAAATGCTCTCTCGCTGGCAACGACTACCAAGATGAGTTATGTGTGACATTGGGTTGCTCTCTCCCACATAAATAATCAGCTCTGTGACTCTGATTCTCAAGCTGGAGCCACTTGATGTAGCGAGGACAGGATGTTTGTGTCTCGGTCCCACTTCCCTCATTTCATTCTGCCGTGGTGACATTCTGGCTGACTTCATGCGGTGGCAGCTGTGGAAGCGGGCTCATGGAGCCACGTGGCTGCATCAGTTTTATGTGAGTGTGAGAAAGGTGGCAAAGGCAGTAAGTGCAGTGCTGAGACTGGGTGGGTGAGAGCGACGAGGTAGAGTGTGAATGCCTGTTTCTGTAAGACTCAGGTCCAGTCTTTCAGACAGTTTCTGCAAGTCTCGGGTGGGAATGTGGCTGGTCTGCAGCGTCAGCCTAGAACCTCAAGCTTCACTGGAGACATGCCAAGAATGATTTTAGGAACAGGAAGTCCTTGCACGCCATCTGCTAGACCACGGCTCAAGGAGCCGTACTCTCTGGCACTCTAGCTGCTTCCTCTGGTACCATTTCTGGGGATTACTCCAGAGAGCCCTAGCCAGAGCTGTTTTTCTCCTGAGATGTGGGCTTTCTCTAAGTGGTGAAAAGTATAAACCTCACATCTTAGCTGTTTTCTGGTTATCTACCCTCTTTTCTGACATTACTACCAGCCTCTCCCTCTCCAGAGCCTGGAGAGACATCTGGgaccagagaaaacaaaacttctaAGAGGTTGGTTAGAGCTGACTCAGCAATTTATGAATATTTCACATTGCTATGCTTTTTCTGCTCAGTTATTCAAAAGGCCATCCATgtagatgcagaaaacatttattcCTGGATCTGGCCACTCAGTGACTGAGTGGGTGTTTGATTTTATGAGGAATAATGCTGAAGACCAGAGTAGAATAAGGCATTGTACAGGTTGATCCACGCAGGCTGGTTTGGGTCAGGCCATTCAACAATACACCTGGACATCTGGCTCCACGTGCTGCTAAGAGCTTTGCCCTGAAATTTTACTTTGTCGTTGAGAAAGAGGGCCCCTGTTTTGACAGGAAGCTCTATCCTGGTCTCACAAACAGCTAAacaattttaaagaggaaaaatgtttactgaagCCATGTCCTAAGGCTTGGTACCAGGACTTGCTGGGGCCGTGGTTTCAGGTTTGGGTAATCTTAAGCCTTGTTCTTCTAGATCAAATAAGAAGAAACTCTGAACTATCTGAGAATCTACACTGAGATGCAGACAACACTCACTTATCTAAGGCACATTCTCCTGTCATGAAAAAATGTATCTCCTTCCTTGCCCACTTCTTGCTCCTCCACATTCCTCTTCTAACGTTCTTTCTCTTTCACCGTTTCTGAGGAGGAGAAATAACAAGGAACTGAAATCTAAAGAAGCCACTCTCCTGCTGGTTAACAGCCTTGTGGTCTCACTTGGTAAGGGAGAATTGATGACATCCGGccacgcccctcccccagcacctggtACAGTGGGAATTTCAGTTAATTAGGGTCCTGCAGTCCCATATGCAAGACCCTAGGATCATTCAGAGCTGACTGCAAAATGGGAAGGAGCCCAGTGGTTTTTAatcacaccccccaccccccgcttaAATGGCCCCTAAGAGCTAAATCTGTGTTCTTTCGCTAAGACAGATACGACAGGACTCTGGTTCTTTAAGATAGTAGCTTTTGGAGAAACTGTGTTtggttttcctctcttttttttttttttcaaataggaaaGAAAGCCTGTGGAAGGGATATATATGATCTTAAAGCGCTCAGAACAGCCCTAGTCCTAATTCCCTTGGACCCACAATCCTAATGACCTAAACCCTTAAGCATTTCTCCTGCGTGTCCCTTGTGCCAAATGTGCTCATAGCCCATCTCAGGAAGCTACTTACCTCTTATCTTCCCCTCACTATGTGACAGCATCACTGCTTTTCAGCTCATTTTTGCCAATAACGTGTAGTTCCTATTCAAGCAGATTTGGGAGACCTTGTCCTTCAGTCTAAGGGTGAAGGAATCACCCAAATTGGCTCTGCTTTGATTAATAGCTAATTATATGAAGCCAGTTGGAGAAACCCTACACACACTATTCTGAGACATATGTGGCCCttgaacaaaatgacaaattataagtctgagaaagcaagaaaaacaaaaaaacaaaacaaacccaaagaaGTACCACTGAGTTGGGGTTTTTCAAGTAGCAAGTTTTTAGCAATCCTCTCAGGCCTCATTCACTTGCTTGCCTCCCTTTTGGTCTCTTCATTATTTGTAAACACCTTCAAAttggaggaaacaaaaacaaaacaacccagaGACTTAAAGGAGGCATTATCTCAGAAGCAGGGACTAAGGCCTCTGTACCCATGGATCAGAATGCAGGAAGCAGACAACTGCCTCTAAAGATTTGACTTCTACCAAATTCTGACCTCTGATACTACAGACTCTGCTAAGCTAGAACTTAATTCTCTTaaagattttatgtatttatacatagGTTTCCAGGGTGGCTTGGGTGGAGACAACAGTATGCCAAAGAAAGCACCAAATCCTCGCTCTGAGAAGACATCATCTCTGTTTTGAGTGAAGACATATCTTCTGAGACTTGAGTACTGCTAGGAAAGAGGTCTTGACACAGGAAGTGTTACCTTGGCTTTCTAAAGAACCTCAAAACCACCCCTGAGTCAGAAGCTCGTCTGTACTCATCTTCCGCCTGGACCACAAGCTCCTGTCAGTCAGTCACCCTCGGTAATGACCCAGGACTCTTCCTTTACAGATGAACTTTAGCACAAATTCATCTCCTTGCTTAAACAAGCAGATACACTTGGCCACTTTGGTTGAATTTGATAACAATGGCAATAGGAGTATTTGTGATTCTACAGCCAAGCCACTAAGGATGGCATCAGAAATTGTTTTGATAGTTATCACAGCTGGCAGAATAAGACTGAGGAATTATACTTAAGAGTATCCAAGTGCCCGGATAAGGAAAACGCCAGCTCAGGAAGCAGTAAGTCCCATGTCATCGGTGGGCTATGCAAGCTAGACTGCCACTTGGCATGCATCATGTAGGGGACATGTGCCGAGAAATGAGTAGCCTACATATAAGGTCTCTTCTCATCTGGGAGTCAGTGAGTTAAAATAATGCTAATGAGCAGTAGGTTCTGGTCGATTTATGGGCTTGAGGATCAGGAGATCACAGATGTGATCTGGATTCTGGGAGTTGGGAGACCTACAGATTTTACTGAACATAATCCTGCCAAAGTGACCACAGGATGGTTTTAAGATACTCAATAATTATGCTCTAACGTGTCCAGGAAGAGCTACAAGTTTGAAGGAAAAATggaatttcattaaaacaaacGATAAAAGACACTAACATATCAAAAACCAAAGCCTCTAGCCCCTGTGACCTTCCTGTGTAAAATACTGTTATTACTAGGGTGGTTGAACAAAACTCGCTCCAACTTGTTTGCCTCTGAATACTAAATAAATTGCAGTTTCCCTGCAACAATGGaatgtcattgtttttttaaatctccagaaACAAAATGTGTTGTTTATCTTCTGAAGTCCTCTGTGTACTGAGCCCTGCTTACCTATCTGTAGAGTTAACAGTCTCTCTGCACATTCTCTATTTGCCGGTTGTTGCTTCACTTCTGTAGATCTAGCCCTGGGTCCTCTAACACTAACCAATGGCAGGTCTGTTTAATCAACAACCAGGCCTCCTGCTCTGGGCTAATAATTTCCCAGCAGGCTCAAAATTCTCTGAGCATCAATGGTACCTACACAGAGATATTTTCCAGTGGGCAATTAGTAATTTGTGTGTTGGTGAGAGTACTGAAGAAGTAATTTGGAGATGTGGGTTCTAGGTTCTAGTTCATCAATGACTTCTAAGACCTTGGAAAACTATGAGTTCCTTGTGATAAGACTGAGACTGTGAATAGGCCTTAATTTAGGAGGTCTGTTAGGATATGAGATAGTAAAAGCAGGTAGGTCCCATTCTCCATGTCTATTTAATTCCCCAGCTGGAGATCAAAGAACTTTCTGGTGAGATGACATCTGCTTTCAGATCAAAATCTATTTTCCAATCTTTACAAGAAGTTCCAGTTATTATAAATTCCACTGCAAAGTTGGGAAGGGCCTGAAGAGAAGGACCTTTTGAGGCTCACAGGCTGGGGTCCTGGGTTACCCAGTTGAGGGCAGTTTCCCCACCTACAGCCCaaacacagactcactcactcactcaaagaACCATGTTATGGATAATAGGTTTCACGTTGGTTCATTTGTTCCGGCCAAAACCCatctgttttcctatttcttataGATGAAGTTTCAGAGACAATATGACTTTTAAGATCTCTAGTGTACTGGGGCTAAAGACCAGAAGCCAGATCAGTGCTGTTTCTGCCACATTGAGATGACAGTCAATAATGCTCATTTTAGACTCCAAAATGGCAAGGGTGTTAACAAAAGGGGAATTTGTCTTCAGGGCTGCTGGAGTGTACGACCCCATGGGGAAGCCATACACAGTCATTATAAACAACAGCCATGAAGTCATGTTATAGCTGGCACGGCCTTAGCATCGTCAGCAGCCTTCTCTCCGTCTGTGCATTAAGGACAAGTATTTGAAAATAGAGTAGCAATTAAAGTCAGGAATTGCCCATGATGCATACAGAAAAGCCTGGTTCTGCAGCTGGCATCACGGGGCTGTGGAGCTAGCCAATCACTGtggtcaatttttatttttcgtatttcttttacAGTCAAGTAGGATAGGTTTTAAACCCGAAGCATAACTCAGAACATCTTTGATGCGTCTAGCCAATGACATTTGTTTTGTGTTGACGCAGGGTACAGGCTAGAAGCACATTTTCTGATACTCTCCTTCCACTGTAGTTTGAAGACCCCAATTGTGGGGATAAAGCAGAAAgaaatcttgttttcttaaatCCTTTCTGAGTTCCTCCAAATTCAAggtgggatgatggaaatgtagAGATAGGAGACTTGGGAtctaatcttggctctgccatttagtTGTTTGACCCAGgcaaaataaacattatataaatatgaatcTCAAAATAGCTCAATATCAACATTCTAGGAGTTAAAAAGCTGTACTGAAAAGTTAAAAGTACCATTTTCCTGATAGTCTTCTATTCAATGAAACAGGTAATCccaataatacttttaaaaatgacacttaaaattatcttctagtttttttaaattagagaacaCATAAACCCCAGTCCATGAAACCCTTCCCCCCAAGTTAACCTGACAAAAATGTCACTTGACAGTTTTAAACGACAGAAATGGGTTAGATATTCTGCCCCTTTTAGGGCTAAGATATGATGATTTTCAAATCAGGGAAGATAAGCCCAGATGAAACCAACATTTGAAGCTTTGTACAAGGTCTCAGAACTGCATACACCTATGTGTCCATGTGTGGGAGGAGTTGGAGTTATACAGGCCACAACAGGTCAACATAAAACTTAAGGACATGCATCAAACTGTTAGAACCTAAAGAAGAATCATCTCACACCCATAACACAATAGGCCATTTCATTCTAGGCAAACAGAATTCGAGGCAATTAGACTAGAGGGTTTATGTCTACATCAGGGAGTTTTGCTGTCACCCATGTCTTATTCATTGTTATACCCCCAACATCTAGTACTGTGCCTGAGATTATCCAATAAATTGaaatacgaggtcggacaattaaattcgcaaactcatcctagaaaaagtgctacatgcctcattgctgaatattacggTCAGCTTTGAAGTACTGCCCCTTGGAAGGctgtgcaccaacgccagtgcctggtccacccttcaaagcaattttggaactctttttctggaatggccgtcagagctgtcatcatattacccttgatgtcctgaatggcatcaaaatgtcttgctttcagtatttcctttatctttgggtaaagaaagaagtcagtgggggccagatcaggtgagtagggagagtgttccaatgcagttatttgtttactggctaaaaactccctcacagacagggccgtgtgagctggtgcattgttgtgatgcaagagccatgaattgttggtgaaagttcaggtcatctaactttttcacacagccttttcagcacttccaaacaataaacttggttaactgtccagttggtataaatttataatgaataatccctctgatattaaaaaaaagggttagcaacatcgttgcaacaaatttgcaaacttaattgtcagatctcgtatactTTATGggaataaaattacttaaaaaaactGAGCAGACACTCTGTGTACTAAAATTACTTTAttacagttgatttttttaaacatttcctttgCTATGATACAAAGGATACttacaaacaaaatattacatatgACCTTGTTTTCGCTCTTAATGTTCTGACAACTTGGTAACAGCTTTAAATGCACAATCTATACAATTAATACAGGTTATATATGAACTATAAGGTATTTTGAACCAGAAGAATACTGACAATATACTGTACAATAAGCCTTACCAGTTAGTGCTGTGGACCATTTCTACCAAAAGGAAAATGCACATCTGTACAGTCACCTTTACCAGCTGGTGCTGACAGTGAGGGAGAGGCTTCTTCCCCATTGCAACCCTTGATAAGCCTCCACTGTGGGCGTCTGTTTGGTCTGAAAATTGAGAGGactgtgtatatttaaaattagtcATCGGTAAAGTGGCAGAACATCATTTTCAACATGATAATTgctcaccaaaaaaaaatcagtcctaGTTTTAAAAGACCATGAGTCCTTCGTCCACTACAAAAACCCTACAGGCTCAAGGGCTTTGGGAGATGAGAAGATGAAGGCTGCCAAAAAAGGAGGCAAGAAACCAAGCCAAAATCTAGGTCTTGCAAAATCATCATTTTTCCCTTCACCAAAGGGAAATAGAAATGTACAAATTCATTGATGAACCTCAATGATAACATATCAGTTAGCTGATAACCCTCATTTTATCTGGACCCCTGACTTGTGGGAATAACTGAAAGAGATTGTGAATAATATATATACCACTTTTAGAAAAGAACCTCTTGCTTAGTTAAAATATTCCCTTTAGCCACCAAAGCTGGTCCTGGGCTATTACAGGTGTGCATTCATCTCTCAATGGTCTACTCAGAAATGATAAGGttacagctttttttcttttctttttttcttttttaaataaaaaagcaattgactgaagcatttttctttttcaggtaaatagcaaaaataaaaataaaaaccaacccTGGCATTTGCACAAATAATGCAAATGGAGCGATATGGTCTTTAAGGTAAGGGTTagtagaaaggaagagagaagtggagaaaatccagagaaaatgatgtattaatttttctttttaaaaatttctacaaTACATGTGCAAAAAAATCATGCTGGTTgaggaaaacaaatggaaatgagtacataaaactaaaaacataaatatatgtttgGCTGACTGGTAAAAGCGGAAACCAACCTGGGTTACaaaaaaaggattatacattCAAGATGCTCTTAAACCCAGTGGGATAACTTATGTTAAAACTGTTAATAATTACGTTAAAAATctcaagtttgttttta contains the following coding sequences:
- the ABHD15 gene encoding protein ABHD15; translation: MPPWGAALALLLAALALLGLLARRLRRRERRAVGARTLPGAQGQDDGEEVDGGSLANQFSDAREPLPGGCRLICKPSALAQCLLRALRRSAALEPGPRSWLSGPHLQTLCHFVLPVGPGPELAREYLQLVDDGLVALDWVVGPCARGRRVTNAGALPAVLLVIPNAWGRLTRNVLGLCLLALERGYYPVIFHRRGHHGCPLVSPRLQPFGDPSDLKEAVTYIRFRHPAAPLFAVSEGSGSALLLSYLGECGSSSYVTGAACISPVLRCREWFEAGLPWPYEWGFLLHQKIALSRYATALEDTVDTRKLFRSRSLREFEETLFCHTKSFPISWDTYWDHNDPLRDVDEAAVPVLCICSSDDPVCGPADHFLPTELFHSNPYFFLLLSHHGGHCGFLRQEPLPAWSHEVILEYFRALTEFFRTEERIKGLSRRRASFLGGRRRWGTLQKREVSPSSSLEDIFSWKRSYTR